In Cyclopterus lumpus isolate fCycLum1 chromosome 5, fCycLum1.pri, whole genome shotgun sequence, the genomic stretch CACGCCATGAACATCCCATAGTGCAAAATTTATTGTTGGTAAGGTAGAGTGCCCCAAAAAAGGTTTTTGTatcccttttttatatatatacatatatcatttatatatagtGTCAGAAGGCTCTTCCTTTATCCAACAGCATAGTGCTTTCGTTTACAACAAAAGGATATCTTTGCTTTGACATccaggagacaaagacagactTCAAGCGTTACTAATCTACTCTGTGTTCAAGCAATATTTTATGATAATGGCGATAAAGTTGAGGTGGATGCGGGCATTTCAAAATGCAATCAAATATGTTCTCTAAACTGAAGTCAGTTGTTGAGTTACATTGTCTTGATCTGAACGTGTTATGTGATCTTTTGTGATTTATAAAAGCTATTATACAACACTGCACAGGATCTTTATGTTCTTCTGTTCTGAAACTAGTATTGAGAAAAGTGAATGCACTTTATGAGTAATGAAGCTACTGCTCTTTCTAGATTCAAGAGTATTTTTGAACAAACTGCTGTAAGTACGAGTAATACTGTGATCGTGTTTTGTGCTATTTTCAGCTCAATAATTCGCAGCAGGTGGTACATTTGAGCATTAcccttgtgtgttttatttcaggGTATGGATTTTGCTTCCTGTCTGTTATTACATGCTCAGTTCCAGGCCTCTTCAAGTTACAAAACAGTGCATTTACTTTCtctgttttaaacatttaatgcaAAAGTTGAGGGTGTTAAagtgtattttccttttgttacGTAGAAGATAGATATGTGTTGGTGTTCTTGTCATCCTGCAGgatcctgctcctcctcctctcccaggTGGTGCAAAATAACTTCAGAGTGCATCTACTTTACAGTAGTTAGTTTTAGACTTTAGTGTCGCAGTGAAACCTAAATATGTCTTATCTACATTTGCAGAATGGCAGAAATAGCTATACTGGCTTTATTTATCCGCTTTGAAAGACAGAGTGAAAATAGTATAACCTCTTCTCTCCCTGTTCCTTTTTGAGTTTTACAAGACTAcacataaaaaaagatcaaagtACCTGTGAAAGGTTTCATAGATACTCAAGAATGTCACACTGGGGTGTTATACATTAATAGAGGGTATAGGTTTGGTTTTGGATCTCCTCAACACTTTACATCTCTAGAGCACATCTCTAAGCATCTGTAAACAAGATTTTGGATTTATACAAAGAGTATTTCTGATAGTAAACCCTCCTCACATTGGCATGGATTTAGTTCTTTTTGTTAAAGGGATGGATTACAAAATAATTCTGATAATGCCCCCGTGCAAATATTTTTGTGGATCAAATCTCACCCGTAAGTGAGCCTATCTATATATTTCCAAACTCACCGTAGAACTGAAATTGCTTTAAAATTATTGTAAATGCTTATGTCTCCTGTCAGCTCAATCCACTAACCTGGACTTTTTACAAagatgccatttaaaaaaacaacaacttcaaaAACCCACAAAACTAACACGTGGTCTATAACATAGTTTTGTCTCATTTACCGTTTTCTGAAGCTGCTCCACAAGGACAACCTctttaattattcataatgtaCTGTATTTCCATCACTCAGTCCTTTTTTGATTCACGtttcatttataatttttttttttacagttagaATCAATTTAATTACTGGAAAAATGGAAACCCAGTGGGATGATTTTGTGGGTGAGCAAAAGTGAAATCTGGTGCCGAGGAGTGGGTTCTGGTGCCAAGGGAGAGCTCCGTAAGGGTTTTGGGTGGTTTGATGCGATGGTGGCTGTACACAAGTGTGCATCCCCCTTGCAGCCTAAGAGCAGCCACATCTATCCACCACCATCCCTGGGATTTTGCCGTGAATGATCTGCTGCTTGTCATTAAAGTAGAGCATGTTAATGGGGGACATCTTGGTCGGGGTACAGCAGGGCCCTGCAGAGCCTCGGGGGTTGGCGTGCTGCACCAGGTGGGTGTGCGGGTATTTCTGCATGAACATGTACTCGCACTGGCCTGAGCAATAGTTGGCTTTGTAGCGTTTGGGGGCAATGATCCAGTCCCAGCCAAACGCCTCGAAATCCACAGTCAGAGGGTAGCGACAGCAGCGAGACTCCGTGGAGTGCTCATCGCAGTCCAGGCCGAGGTTTCTCCGAGAGCGTTTGGTCGTCTCAAGAACTTTCACTTCCAGGAACGGCTGCTGGAATcagggggaggagaggcaggACAGAGGGGAAGAGGTGGTTATAAGAGAACAACAACTTGGCCTACATATCAGTAAAGGAAGATACAATTATTTGACAAGAAGAAAACCTCTACAATACAAGATATAGCGGCGTAAATGGCACTTTATGTCTTAAAAGCAAATCGTATGCTTATTTGCTATTTTCTTTTAGGAAACAGCCAGTGTTTCCTTTTGCCCACTAAGGCTGTCACAATATCATATTGACAATTATTGCAACtaaaataattcataataagGATATCATTGTgatacatttgaaaagaaagatACCAATGGAGGACACATCGGCATGAACTGGGATCTAACCACCGATCCtatgattgaaggacgacccggATCTACCACTGAGCCAACACCTCTAAAACTCACTAATTATGATGTTGTGTCTGTTGTTTTAATCTGTGCACAAACTGAAGAGTAAatgacaagttgtggtttaaAGGGGAGTGAGGTACTGTTACTATTTCTTGACTAACAACAGTTAATTTGTCCATCCAGCCCttctgtgtctctactggttGCCGGGCAACCTCACGACAATGTCAAGACTCTGGGAAGTTACAGCTCCCAGCAGTTATTTGCCAAGAAATAGTTACAGCATGTAAGTCTCCATAAAGCCTCAGAATGTTATTTTTACAGTCCTGTTAGTGGATTAAACAAAACAGCTAAGGTACAGAACGAACTGTTGatgcaagacacacacaaacaccacacacacacacatatatatatatatatatacatatatattgattCATATAATTTTGAATACAACTGAAGTTGCATATTGAATTAGCTTTCTTACAagtaaagacacaaacacacataaagtCACATATTTTGTGCTCAACCCTTGTGTCAGCTGTTCTCACAGAAACTGGAGGACAAGCTACAAACATCTTCTGATACCTCAGTAGACTAAAGATGCCAAAGTACAGATTAAACTGCTTATACAAAGGGAATTAAAGTGTTAAGCATAATGCTGTGATTTCAGCATTATCTGactgttcatatttctgttttttcattAAAGGTGGACACTATGATAGCCTTAAGttgaacaaatgtaaatgtctttTATAACAATTTGTAGATACGTTTACATAGTAAGTGTCTATTTTGAATCCCCTCAATCAGGTCTAGTTATTTTGTCGACTGGAAAAATAATTGAAGGTCCATCAAGTTGCTAAATAGTTTTTCTCCAAACTAAAACTTTGACAACTTGAAAGGAGCCAAAAGTGACAAAGACAAAGGAAAAGGGTTAAAATACATACTCATCTGATCTTTCACAAAAACATATCAAtgagtttgtcatttttaaagttGGAGCACAATGTGCTTTGTAGAAACTGTCCTTTTCTAACATCGATGGCTGACTCTGTATACTTGGTTTGATACATGACCCAGCATGTCATCTGCAGGCTACCATAACCTTGACCTTTAGGCAAAGCAAGCAGATCAAATATTTTACTCCATcatgtttgttttacaaagcCTTCCTCTCCCCACAGCGATTCCAGCTGGGCTCGAGCACAGTTTTTGTGACGCATTCAAAAGAGGAAATAAGCTGAAAGGCCGTTGGGGTGAGACCATGTCAGCTTGGCCTTTAGGGCTTTTGTTGTAGAGAAAAAGACCCAGAGGATCAGGGAGAAGCAGAGTTTGACTCTTTCTTTGCTTGTTGTGAATCGTTTTATTTTGGTACGCTTGCCTGTGTTtttcatcttttcctttttttttggttcaagAATAATATTGAACACTGCAGTGTGCTCAGAGTAAAGATATTTATTGTCCAAGACACCAGAGCTCACCTCTGATATGTGTTGTTAAGATGTGACCCAAATAATCACGTGGTAAATATCTGGTGTTGCTTAACTGGGATGAGTGGCCAACATAATTTAACATAGATGTTGTATGTAACTTTCAGTCGCAGTAACTTTAGGATATTTTACCAGATTGATGATTCACAGATGGTTTTGCTTTAAGTTTGAACTCATCCATGCAAACTCATTCCATACATTAGAATCAACcaagtacatttaaatacaaaactaaacaaacaaacataaagcATCCTTTCAACAGGAGGCTAAATGATTCACAGCCTGAGGTGAAAATCTGCAAAGGAACGTCCAAAATATTCAGAGGAACATCAGGTTACGATCCATTCACATTTTGCAAGGAGTACAATATTTTCTTCTTGATCTTTTATTATAATTGTCTCTGCAAGCCCAATTTCAGTTTTTACCTTCACAACAATGTAAAGATGGTGCATCTGCACAGAAAATGTGCGTTATTCTTAAGATTTTTAAAAGGCAAATGTGAAGAATATGTGAGTGGTGAAGGctgttcaaaataaaacagctgttttttctCTGGACTGAACTAAATATAGAGAGGTCATGACTGATATGTTCAAAATATAGTGCAGTGGTGATGGTATTTAGGTTTCCATCGACAATTTTGACACACAATAGAGCTCTACCTGTATTCCACCATGTAAAAACTTCAAAAATCTAAAGCTGTTCTCTTAACAGTGTGACTTTACAATTTAGGCTGTTGgaatgaatgcagctttacaaaAACGTGTCGGCTGCAGGTTTGTTTTAAACAACAAGTGTAGCTGCTAGCTGCTTCGGCTGTGGCCCAAAACTTGGATTTTGATGTCAATAGGGTCACTATTTATTTCAACAGTCCATCATAGTATTTGCTATGCTTTAGTATAATGCAGATGGATGCTACATGATGTAAGACTGTCCCTTTTGTGAGGCTCATATCTCAACCACAGAGAAATATTTCCCTTTGTGCAGCAACTGGTTTTCTTTAGTTTCACTGTAATGTGAGATAAACACTTGCTTATGATGATGCCTGTAGACTCTGAAgttgattttaaattaaataagcaGTATACAAATATTCATAAATCTAAAACACAGCAGTGTACTTTTACTGGTTACAACAATTagaaactttttaaaaatttgcTATGAAACCAAGACAAATTATAAATGATGCAAGACAAATATTGTAGGGCAACATCAAATCTAATAAGTAATGAATACGTCAGTATAGTAGCCTGTATTGCATCTTCACTAAATAGATTAATAAagatgtggagagagagaaacagagattATATGCAGGATGACATAAATGCCatccttctttctctctatgAATACTCGTTCAGTCAATTTTAGTCTCTAGCAAGAATTTGGGGCGACAGTCCTTGgattgaaatatataaaataaatgtacattttcagaaatgtgAGCTTTAAGAAAAGTGATTCCCCTCCTGCCCAGGGACAGGTCTGAGGGTCCTTACCAGCCCCTCTTCCCCAGGCTGCAGCGAAGTAACTGCCAGGTCATTGCCGCTCTCATCAAAGGCGTTGATGTCAATTCCCCAGTTGGTGTGGGGCTGTTTGAACCAGTTCTGCAGCACGTGCTTAAAGTCAATACTTTGCCAGTGGCCGACCCTGGAGTTGAGCTCTATCTTCAGGGAGCGGATACGGATGTGGCGGCTGCCCTGCTCCGTGACAGGCTTCAGCCGGAGGATCTGCAGGTAGATGGTGGAAGTCTGCTGCAGCGGTCGCAGGTACACCCACAGCTGGGCCTTCAGCACCTTGGTGAACATCAGTTTGGGGCTGAACTTGAAGaagcagcagctcggcttcccGTTCACCTGCACCAGGGGCTCCGCTGTGGAAAAGAGGACAGTTACATTTATAAAAAGGTATTGGATATGCAGTTTATTGTATGCATAACACgatcaatcatcatcatccttcaCAAAGCACTGAACACTGATCCAAGCGTGTGTCCAACAAGATACCTTTGTTGCATGTagttctttctctcccctcatttcctgtcaATTTTATTCTTTCATAGATTAAATAAAggcatttaaatgcattttctaAAAAACATCTCATCATAACATGCATTTCACCTGAATGTGTTAGCTAAAATTAACCTAATTCAcattatatagtttttattttggctCGATCTTTGGTGAGGGGCAGGTGGTgctcttttctgtctgtttgtgcaaCATTGACTCCAAAACTCTTGGAGAACAAATGCATAATGCCTTATCAACTCAATGTATGTTCCCAAGCACATGACAATAAAGATACAACATTGCTGGTCCTGACTAAGCTAAAACAGAGATAGCTATATCCCATGCTCAGTTATTCACCAAAGGAACAAACAACGACTGTCTtcattcatgtatttttaataacTACAATCATATGCAGCCGCATAACTGAGATGGATCCTCTCTGATAGAGCCAAGCGTGGACTTGAAGAAGATAAAAGATCATTTACAcccaaagaaacacaaagaatcCACAAATCTCTCAGTTTTATGAGGAACTATTTAGTCGCTCATATTGACACAACAAATAGGAAAGTTGTATTATTGAAGTGCAAACTTTTTCCTTTATGATGCTAACAAATACTATATTCTGCAGGAAACAAGATACAGTACAATTATTGCAAGTTAGGACACTTTAACATCCAATtctattgtgtttatgtttagcTTTAATCCATCACCTAACATTCTTTACTTTATTATaagatgtttaattttttttaatagttctTCAATCACTCAACCTGATTCTGTGTAATTCATTCGCACctcacaaagaaacacacgtTGTATTGTGTAATAAAGTAGACATTCTAAAAGGTGTAGTTAAAAGTGTTTCCTTGACAAGAAAGTTATGGATGTGTCTTGCACACTGACCTTAAAGCCAGACACTACCACAGATCTGCACGTCTGAATTACACaaaaacttgtttttgtgtaattttGTGTATTACTGAGCTGGATAATTCCAGCTCAGTAATACACTGCTGTTGTCAACACATGGGATGatattggttgtttttttctctgtcatGAATATTAATTAGGATTAAATCCAAGTCATTGACAGAAAAACAGGCACAATCCATAGCCCAGAGAAGATAATCCGTATCGGTCACAATTAGGACTGGGGTTTCTTAACTGAATGTGAACACTGGTAAACAGACTGCCATTCTCCGCCCAACTGCTCATTTTAGTTACATCTGCATGAAGGCTGCCTGTTATCACATGTGCACACGGTCCTTTGGTCCATTCAGTCAGGTTACATTTGCGATTACATCAAGGTTGATCTATTTGCATATTAAAACAAGGATCAGTAATGGTGGCCAGTGGCCAGATGGTAACCTTAGATTCCCCTGGGTCAATCGTAATGAAATGGTCTACCCCTTTATTACAAATAGCAAAATTAAAACATCTCAAGCTTTTTAGTGACTCACCCttgttgaaaatatattttgaggTGTGGATTAAGGGTTATGTCAAAGAACACAAGCCAACTCCTAAAATAGGCAGATTTATTCCTGTCATGATCCTCGACTCTGGTGTTTCTGTGATTTGCACCACATGTCAAATCTGCTCATGGTTCATTTACATAGACCTCCATCTGATATAATGACATCCATCCATTGCATTCAAACATTCATTTCCATGTAAAACGTTCATTTACTAAGGAAATTTATTCTGCATCTATCTGGCATAATAATGTGCCAACTGAATACAATAGAATATCTAATCGGACCATTTTCTCTGAGCGTATTTGACATATTACAACTCTAGATTTTGCAAATAAACTGTCGTTTTTTGCCATTTAGCTTGCACAGTGTTGTCCTTCCTCTTTAGAATAAAAAGTGGATACAAAAAACAGTTTGGAACTGTCAATCATTGCTAAATTTGAGGTTGCTCAGGCAACCGGCAAATGCTTCCTGGGTCAAAAGGTTATTTGGCACCTCAGCCTAGTTAAGAAATGGGATCAGAGGTCAAAACCGTCAGCCTCTTTACATCTCAGGGGTGCTGGGGAGGGGCAGCCCTAATAGCAAGATTGAGTTTGAAGGTCAAGGTCGACCCCATGGCAATGGTAATATGTCTTTCCTCACAACacgcttctttttgtttttcattcagaTTCATCTAAAATCTAAAAAGACAcaacagcactgaaacagccccagtttgtttttgttttgattaggGAGGAGATTCTCCAGCCAATAGTGGATTTGTTTATCAAACCTCAATTGGCCAGGAAGAACAGAGCACCAggctgttttcttctttttacactAAACAAGTGTTGTAATGGGCGTGCATTGAGGGATATGAATTCACTGAGGTACAGATGGACTATCCATTAGAACAGTCCAGGGCGAATATTGAATAAGGGCCAAGCCAGGGACAGACGTGGTCCTTCAGCCTGTATTTCCAGGGACAGTCATTAGTGAGTGTAAATTATACAGTGTCTCACGCTGAACAAACAATATGTCAATGTTCCTTTTGGTGGGTTGCTGGGGTCACAGCAATTAACGTGGGTGGTGTTGTGTTTGCTCATCAGCACAAAACTGGGAATGAATGATTCTGCATTTTGCTTCGGGTTTACTCGTGATTactactttttgttgtttttaatcgCTGCAGATGGGGACCGACACACACTAGCTCTTCCTTTGCAAACAGTTTGTATCGCTTTTGTTGAATTctaggaagaaaagaaagaaacaatacaCCAAACACAGCAGAGCTGAAATGGTTCAGCTTCTTGAGCAGAGACCTTTTCTTGAGGAGGAGTAAGTAATCTGAGAAGCAGGGCCCATACACTCAGGACCTCCATtattaaacacacatgcacaacataTGAGCTACGTCATGTTAAACAATGACTGCATTGATAGGCAAAATCAATTTATGACTTTATAGATCCTTTAAGTGCACAAGTAAGAGGCAAGCCACAGAGGATGAATGCCTGCAGCTTAATTGCACCCCACATCTTGATAGCACTCCACTTGTGCAAAACGAGCAAAGCTAGCTTGTAAAGACATTTAATGCCTCGACCTGAACTAACTTTGCTCCTGCTGCCAtaacacattattttcaaaAGAGGTCATGATTTTACTGCAACTGCAGGACTGTTTTTATGGCTTAATTTCCTGAATAATTTGCTTAGTTATACTTCAGTTTTTCAACACTCTGATTTCAACCGTGCAGTAAGGATATGAACTCTGATTTTGCATTCAGCACCACCTACTGGAGCAACGACACCTCTTTCCTCGGGCAAACCTTTAGATGCAGATAGAAACTAGTCCTTATACAGAAATAAtgctcattttaattaaaaagtaaagaacaaaTAAATTTAAGTATGGACAGAGAATGTGTTTTTCCAAAGGAAACAGGCTTGTTTGCTTTTCCTCCTCATGTTCCCAGCCTACTTCATTATTAGAGCAGCTTATTTCCCTGTGGTATAATTGCAGCATATGCAGCGGATGAATTTTACTGCCAGCACGCAACAGGCCTGCAGGTGAGCATATCAAACATCTGGTGGACTCCCTGGGTACCTGTGTCCCATAGTTAGCGCAGAGCCTACTATACGTGTATATTAGGGGGaaacatatgtatataagaGTTTATTCACCATGCCATCTGTCCATTTTAATAAGCATTTAACTACGGCCTGTTTAAAAGTTAAATGTTCTAAATAATCAAATGCAGTAATGTTGAGCCAGTTAAAGAGTTGAAAACAGATGGAGAGGGAAAGTTAGGGTGCAGTTATACAATGAATAGTTAACACATGTTACCGGTGAGACTGCATTAATGTTGGCAGTATGGCAACAATGGTAAAtggacatttatacattttttatttccatttagaagacatagaaaaaaagaataggCAGAATTCACAAATAATTTTATGAAGACTATCAACTTTAGCAACAAAAGGCAACCTTACAATACTTACTTCAGTTACAAGACCCCCAACCAATGATCATAACGTGATAGAATACATCAGAAAGCATAATAAATGAATTTAGGAGTTGAAAATTAGGAGCGGTTTCATATCTTTATATCAAAATGATTCAAGGCTCTTTGTTCAATGTCAGGCAGCAACAGTGAATGGTATTTGTGATGCATTAACTATAATTCATCACaaaatatttatgaatttaaaagtGATCTCCACAGATCTAGCTCATGcttcaaaaccaaaacattagAGTTCACTTCTTTATCCAAACTCTTGAAAGACCGTCACACTTTGTACATGTGCAAATCAGGTAAAAATCTGGACAAAAATGAGGCAGCGAGAAAAATGTAATCTATTGTTAATATCCAAATGGATAATGCAAAATGGTATAAACCAAAATTGGAGtttcatttgcatatatatatatatatatatatatatatatatatatatatatatatacttttttttttcttttcttaatggGAAATGCAAATGTCCCATTTtgagggtgagtgtgtgtttgggagcCCTCATGTTGAATAAATGTGACTCTAGGGTATCCCCACGCACCTCAGCATATTAATCATCGTGACACGTTCACGACCCTTCTAATAAGACAGGGGCCACAGTGCACCCCCTCAAACATCCCACCCCACCCTAGCCCCActccctctttgtctctcgGTCAGTCCCAAGGGACGggagagggtggtgggggaggccTGGCTCGAGCTGGGGATGGAGAtgaggggggtgtgtgtgtgaagttagACCCCCTCATTCAGAAGCCCTCCCTTGGGACAACGGCAGGCACAAGACTCCTATTAGGACTGAGCACAGTAGCCCCCCAGGAGCAACAAAAGACACCTCCTAAAGCTCCCTGTTCTAgctcagtgaacacacacatggaaacatgcaactacacacaaacacacaacatacacaagCTCTAAACTGACTGTCTTCAGCAAACAGActcattgtctttagtgttgGGGTTATATGTGTTTCTATTGCGAGAGAAACGTCTGTGGGACAGCTCCAGCAGGACAGGGACGGATGATGAAAAGAGCGAGCGTGCAGTGAACTGCAATTAGGTGGACAGCTGGACAGCAGGAAGCATGCTGGGGTCTCACCgcttgtgtttatgtgcatCCACACATACATGCAAGACGTTAACGTCAGAGGACAACGTTCTGCTCtgttttaaaaagttaaatccAAACTTTGATTTGATATTTtttgcttttacattttgtacattaaaGCAGATATTTAAACCAGACAGAAAGCTTCGGTGAGAATATGAACGAATACTAACATACGCACGTGAATTCAATGGGTATTTTTGTACtttatttaaaggaaacatcTCTGCCATATCACAATCTCAGAGAAGACTAAACAGTTATTATATTTCAAGACTATCATGCACACTTGAATTGCATTTTAGCTACTGATCATTATGGTCCAATCAATATCAAGCCTGTACAAGCACAGAGAAAGTCTAACACAACTTGGCTCAAACTAACACTATTTAACGTTTGTTGAGGCAGCAGTTGTGACTTGATCATTATGAAGCACTGAAGAGGAAATTATCTTTAGTGTTCcgattattaatatatatttcacatttcttgGGCTCAGATTAATCTTCACCAAGTTGACAGGCATCGTCCGCAAAGTCAAAACATACAGCAaactaaaatgttgttgttggaaACGTATTTCTCTATCTGAAATACGTTGCAACATAACCATGTGATAGTATAGCCAAGTGTGTATGGC encodes the following:
- the LOC117730759 gene encoding growth/differentiation factor 11-like isoform X2: MNFRSDKETKQNHTSGQSGSDEPNLLLPSASETPTDAGLSLLDEDAGSHECSACVWREQSKVLRLETIKSQILSKLRLKQAPNISREVVNQLLPKAPPLQQLLDHHDFQGDASSQDEFMEEDEYHATTESVITMASEPEPLVQVNGKPSCCFFKFSPKLMFTKVLKAQLWVYLRPLQQTSTIYLQILRLKPVTEQGSRHIRIRSLKIELNSRVGHWQSIDFKHVLQNWFKQPHTNWGIDINAFDESGNDLAVTSLQPGEEGLQPFLEVKVLETTKRSRRNLGLDCDEHSTESRCCRYPLTVDFEAFGWDWIIAPKRYKANYCSGQCEYMFMQKYPHTHLVQHANPRGSAGPCCTPTKMSPINMLYFNDKQQIIHGKIPGMVVDRCGCS
- the LOC117730759 gene encoding growth/differentiation factor 11-like isoform X1, with the translated sequence MPRYNFLLCLMVLISLGQSGSDEPNLLLPSASETPTDAGLSLLDEDAGSHECSACVWREQSKVLRLETIKSQILSKLRLKQAPNISREVVNQLLPKAPPLQQLLDHHDFQGDASSQDEFMEEDEYHATTESVITMASEPEPLVQVNGKPSCCFFKFSPKLMFTKVLKAQLWVYLRPLQQTSTIYLQILRLKPVTEQGSRHIRIRSLKIELNSRVGHWQSIDFKHVLQNWFKQPHTNWGIDINAFDESGNDLAVTSLQPGEEGLQPFLEVKVLETTKRSRRNLGLDCDEHSTESRCCRYPLTVDFEAFGWDWIIAPKRYKANYCSGQCEYMFMQKYPHTHLVQHANPRGSAGPCCTPTKMSPINMLYFNDKQQIIHGKIPGMVVDRCGCS